CCATCGGCAAAATGCTCAACCCAGTTCTGTCCAATAGGGGGCATGTGGAAGAGTCTGTGCAGGAGATCTGCCGCCCAGAAGGTGTTCGTCTCGGACCCGGAAATCGTGTATCCGAGGGCGCACATGGAGGTCAGCGAGCGGCGGGTTGAGTAGCTTAGATCGCAGATGACGGTTTCAGCGGTGGCGTTTTCGCCGCGCCAGTGGCCGGCCCAACCTTTATTCATTTTCGTGTTAGTATGGTGGATTGAGGTTGGTGTATGGGTTGGGGATTGGTAAGATGGGAGGGAGGGAATACGAACCTTCATTCTCGCAGTTTCCGTCTGGGTTATCACATCGGAATAGAACACTACCTTTGTCGCCATTGCTGACGATGTCGTAGGCACCAATGGCTTCGAAAGAGGGTCTGTTACCGAAGTATTTGCGGTAGATGGTGCTTTCATTTCCCCAGCGGAGGATGTGGGCTTTTGCGTGGTCGACTAGGGCTATGGTTTCGTTGAGGCCGGCTTCGATTTGCCGACGCTGGGTTGCGTTGCAGCTTTGGTGGATTGGGTATTGGGTTGTTGCACCAGCATCCCAGGGCGATGGGGCGTGGGGGGTTGCTTGATCGCGGGTCGTGAGGGAGATGGGGGCCGGGATGGCCGTAACGGTGGAtaggaggaggaaggagataaGGGCTACCATGGTGGCTAGGCTTTGAAAAGATACTTGGGAGGTCTGTGAAGTCTATGCATCTACATGACCAGGGTTCTAGATGGGCTTTTATACTGCGGTTTCTGGACGTGGATTGCTTGTCTCTTCTTGTCGTGGGCTGTTGCCAAGGTGCCTCCACGGATCGTATTCAGAGATTTCGGTATAGCTGCGGGCGATCGTACGGGAGTATCTTCATTTCGATAACTTGTGCCAAGAGGTACCTTGCGGCTGAGCTTGATATCGCCTTGCGTGATCATTGTAGGCCGTTAGGCTTGCGTTTTGACCATGGAATCACGTCCGGAATTACAGCATAGCATCTCATGGTGAGCTACGATCGTAAGGCATGATAGGGGAATCCGTGAACCATCGCCTGACACGCACAGAATACAACATCCCACGTGTTGACTAAAGCATGCACATACAACATGTGGTCGGATATCAACATGAACCACGATGCCAAGACATCGTGGGCGTCGAAGGGGGCGGCCCATGCCAAGGTCTTGGTAGAGGACCTTGGGGGAAACAAGCCGTATTCATTCTCGAGGGCCCGGTCTCGGATTGTCCAATATGATTCAATATAAAGGCGGGTATAATGATTGGAACCTTCTTGGCGGAGGAGACAGTCGTGCTTGGCACAGATACCTTGGGGGTTAGCCCGCGAGGCTTCTCGGCGGAGGAGTAAATCTCTGTCACAAAGCAATATTAGTAGCGCGCCGTCATGTCGGAGAAATCCGACTTTGGCCAGGTTTTCCAAGTATTCGAGATTACTGTCTGCTAAGCGAGTCATCGCATAGGGCGACACCTTGTGAGAACGGAGGGATAAATAGTAGTTGATCAAGAACTGCTTTCTCGGTACATTATCCTCTCTTCAGTTGAGATTTAGATTGAGATTGTGACACAAGAGATCATGGTCAATATGCTTCGGGGGTTGTTTGTGGCGTCTCTTGCAGCCAGCGTGGTGCATGCGCAGTCCTATTCGGGATGCCACACACATGGCAGCGTGGAGTACTGTTATGGCACCGATGGCGAAGAGACTCCCATCACCACACATGCACAGGCAACGGCCACTTCTGTATCTGCTACTACGACTTCGTCGGCACAGTCATCTGCAGTGACGGGCTGTCATAACCATGGTGACGATGTCTACTGTATCAATGGCGAAGGAAACGAAGTGCAGGTGTCGTTGATAGCAACCCCAACTGGGGAGCTACCAGCACAGTACACCGGTTGCCACTCCCATGGTGGCTCTCAGTGAGTATACCCCTCAAGCCCTACTGTACATTGTATCTCACACTTCGTAGGTACTGCATGGACGCAGATGGAAACGACGTTCAAATCCtagaagagggagaaagcGGAGACGAAAGCGACAGTACCAGCGAATCCAGCAGTTCCTCCAGCGGTGAACAAAACTGTCACTTCCATGCCGGTGTCGAGTATGTTTGCCGCGAACACATAAAGAGATAACAGAACAACGAAAGCTAACAGAGATAGGCATTGCGTCGGCGCCGGCGAGTCGGAAGGCTCGAGCGAGCAATCTTGCGGTGTCCAGAGTCGCGACTATGATATGCCACTGCGGATTGGAACATTATTCGTGATCCTTGTTACCAGTGCCCTTGGTGTCTTCCTTCCGATGTTGCTGGTCAAACTTCCCTTTCCCACGATCAATACTATGGCGTCGACTGTTATCAAGCAATTTGGTACCGGTGTGATTCTGTCCACTGCGTTCGTTCATGTAAGTTTAACGTTCTTCAAATTTTCTGAAACCTGCTAATTGTTTAGCTATACACTCATGCCAACCTCATGTTCACGAACGAATGTCTTGGCGAGCTCGACTACGAGGCCACCACATCTGCCGTCGTGATGGCTGgtatcttcctttccttcctcaccgAATACATCGGCCACCGCTTCGTCGCAGCCCGCGCAAGTAAATCGACCCCGGAATGCTGCGAGGACTCACCATCGAACAATGAGTCCGCAACcccaaaagaaaacacagCACAACGGACAATGCAGCTCGCCCAGCTAAGCCACAGCCACGGAACCGACGGTACCAGCCCTAACACGAAGCTGTCGGTTCTGGTCATGGAAGCTGGTGTGATCTTCCACAGTATCCTGATCGGTCTGACGCTGGTTGTCGCGGGCGACAGCTTTTATAAAACCTTGCTGGTGGTAATTGTGTTTCACCAGTTCTTCGAAGGTCTGGCGCTTGGAGCACGGATTGCGATGCTTCCGGGTCGCATCTTCCCCAGTAAAGCCGTGATGGCGGGGACCTTTGCGCTGATCACCCCGATCGGAATGGCCATCGGTATGGGAGTGCTGCACTCGTTCAATGGCAATGAGAGGAGCACCCTGATCGCACTTGGAACACTGGATGCTTTGTCGGCTGGTATTCTGGTGTGGGTGGGTGTTGTGGATATGTGGGCCAGAGACTGGGTGATGGAAGGAGGCGAGTTGTTGGATGCGCCCTTGGTTAGAGTCTTGGTGGGAGGAGTGTCCTTGATAGCCGGTATGGTTCTGATGGGCGTGTTGGGCAAGTGGGcctaatatataaaaataccGTTGATTTGCTGTATATAGACTACGATTGCGATGGAAAATATTGAAGCGATATTGGTTCTTATTCGATGTGGCATGTTTATTAGGGCCTACAGCACACGTGATGGTAAACAGGCTGACAGAGATGTTCTCATAATACGATGTAACGCTTAGACCATGAGCGATTTCTCCGTCCTCTGCTAGCGAACCGGCTAAATTATCGTGACTCACGGCCGAGGTTCATTTATTACTTAAACGGGTGCCCGAGCCCTTGGCGCCGTCCATATCAACGGCCTTTCAGCCCCCAGCATAAACATGCAGCGATCTCTCACCAAGCAAATTCCTTGGAATTATTCGTACGGCTGAAGCGGCACAATATGACGAACAATATCGACATCCACTATGCCTCTGAGTCTGAATCGGCCGCCCTGGGTCATATTAATATAGCCAGTTTTAGACACGGGCTAGTGTGGCTAAATGCTTTGCCGGGGATGGATCCTGAGGTCTGTATGCCGATGAAACAGGCTCGCTGTCTTGAGAAGCTCGCCTCCCCTGATATTCATGTCTTCTCCGCGGTGGATACCAGTGTCGATCGGGTAGTGGGGTATGCCCGTTGGACAGTCCCCTGGGAGGAAAATAAAGTCGAGTTATCCGAAGAGGGCCGGACGATGGTGGCAAATGCAGCAAGTTTAAGACCAAAGGAGATGAGAGCAGACATCTGGGAACTGAGCTTAAAGttgatgaaagagaaaaaggcgGTTCACACCACGAAAGACGATATGAGTACGTGGATCTCTGCGATTTGTCGCCTTGTGTTTCCATTCCCTTTCTTGGCTGCTTGGGGGTCATTCCCCATATTACGCGAAGCTTGTCTGCAATAGTCTTACTAATATCCCCCGAAACGATAGTGCTGGATATACTAGCCGTTTTGCCCGAATACCAAGGAAAAGGGATCGGCAGCAAACTGCTCCAGTGGGGAACTGAACAGGCTGATGCGCGGAATGCGCGAATCTATCTGGAGGCTACTATCGAGGGATACCCGCTCTACCGCAAGTACGGGTGGCACGAAGTGGACAGAATTGAGATCGATTATGCGCAATACGGTGGCACAGGACAGATAACATTCATAATTATGATGCGAGACCCTCAGAGTTCAGCCGTGGCGCCGAACTGATGACGTTCGATATTCAGTTTGCGTCGACACCACATCCCCGACCAGCCTGAGGCAGCCAACCCGTGCATGATAAGGGGTCAGCTGATGGCAGATAACGGCAGAACCTGCCTAATATCGCCTAGCGGCTTGGCAGGATGATCATTGCCGGGGGCGTTGATTGGCCAGGGTGGGAATTGTATGTACAATCGAAGCATCCGCGTCGAACTGCCAGGAAGGGCTAAAGGCTGGATGATGGGGTGTGCTCTTATAAGATTCCTGGTCATGCACCGGAGCAAAGGGATAGAAAATCCAAGATCTCAAGTCCACCACGAACTGCTCATCTGTATTGCAATCTCCTCTCCGGCTTCGTATCCGTCCCCCTATCGTCGTACAGTCCGATCTTCTATCCTTCGCGGCTCGTCGACCTTAGATGGCGCTGTCCTTGTTCCCCCTTCGCCGCCATTCGCATTCTTATACAATCGCGTTATCCCAACCCATTCGCAGACACAGTAGGAATTGAATCTAAACTGCTAGAATCGAGTCCAAAACATCCAATATGGCCCTCCAGATCGTCCCCATGACCAAACAGGACATTCCTGAGGCCGTAGAA
This Aspergillus flavus chromosome 1, complete sequence DNA region includes the following protein-coding sequences:
- a CDS encoding putative peptidase domain-containing protein, producing MVALISFLLLSTVTAIPAPISLTTRDQATPHAPSPWDAGATTQYPIHQSCNATQRRQIEAGLNETIALVDHAKAHILRWGNESTIYRKYFGNRPSFEAIGAYDIVSNGDKGSVLFRCDNPDGNCENEGWAGHWRGENATAETVICDLSYSTRRSLTSMCALGYTISGSETNTFWAADLLHRLFHMPPIGQNWVEHFADGYGEVLELAAGNESTSTRDSETLQYFALEAYAYDIAAPGVGCAGEYEESQEESEDGGDDLPANCHTHEGGEVHCT
- a CDS encoding Fe2+/Zn2+ regulated transporter (ZIP zinc transporter, putative) translates to MVNMLRGLFVASLAASVVHAQSYSGCHTHGSVEYCYGTDGEETPITTHAQATATSVSATTTSSAQSSAVTGCHNHGDDVYCINGEGNEVQVSLIATPTGELPAQYTGCHSHGGSQYCMDADGNDVQILEEGESGDESDSTSESSSSSSGEQNCHFHAGVEHCVGAGESEGSSEQSCGVQSRDYDMPLRIGTLFVILVTSALGVFLPMLLVKLPFPTINTMASTVIKQFGTGVILSTAFVHLYTHANLMFTNECLGELDYEATTSAVVMAGIFLSFLTEYIGHRFVAARASKSTPECCEDSPSNNESATPKENTAQRTMQLAQLSHSHGTDGTSPNTKLSVLVMEAGVIFHSILIGLTLVVAGDSFYKTLLVVIVFHQFFEGLALGARIAMLPGRIFPSKAVMAGTFALITPIGMAIGMGVLHSFNGNERSTLIALGTLDALSAGILVWVGVVDMWARDWVMEGGELLDAPLVRVLVGGVSLIAGMVLMGVLGKWA
- a CDS encoding acyl-CoA N-acyltransferase, producing the protein MTNNIDIHYASESESAALGHINIASFRHGLVWLNALPGMDPEVCMPMKQARCLEKLASPDIHVFSAVDTSVDRVVGYARWTVPWEENKVELSEEGRTMVANAASLRPKEMRADIWELSLKLMKEKKAVHTTKDDMMLDILAVLPEYQGKGIGSKLLQWGTEQADARNARIYLEATIEGYPLYRKYGWHEVDRIEIDYAQYGGTGQITFIIMMRDPQSSAVAPN